The genome window CGCTCGGGCTCGTGCTGTCGGTGATCTGGGCGCACCAGACCGCGCTCGCGATGCTCGGCCTCACGCTCGCGACGATCGGCATCCTGACGACGTTGCCGCTGTTCTGGAGCCTGCCGACCGCTTTCCTCGGCGGCACGGCGGCCGCGGCCGGCATCGCGATGATCAACTCGATCGGCAACCTCGCCGGCTTCCTCAGCCCGTACATGATGGGCTGGCTCAAGCAGGTAACGGGCGCCAACGATTCGGGCATGTACATGCTCGCCGGGTTCCTCGTGCTCGGCGGACTGCTGGCGCTGTCGGTGCCGAAGCGGCTGGTCGACAAGTAACGCAGGGAGCCAACCCGCATGCTCCACCGAATCGTCCAGGCAGCCGGCCACCGTGTGCTGGTCCGCGATCCCGCCGCTGGCCTGGTTCAGCGCGAAAGCGATGCGCTCGATCTCGTCGCGCTCGCGCACGAGCATGAGGCCGATTGGGTCGCGGTGCCCGCCAACGGGCTGCACGAGGATTTCTACCGGCTCGATAGCGGGCTGGCGGGCGCGGTGCTGCAGAAACTCGTCAACTACGGCGTCCGGCTCGGTGTGGTCGGTGATATTGACCGCTGGCTCGCGCGCAGCGAAGCGCTCCGCGCGCTCGTTCGCGAGTCCAATCGTGGGCAATCGGTGTGGTTCGTCGCGAGCGAGGAAGACCTGCTGCGCAGGCTCGGCGCGTAACGCGCCGCGCGCGCCCGCTGCGTCGCGATCGACGAAAAAAAGCCCCGAAGGCCGCCAGGCGTTCGGGGCTGGTTTGCGCCGCAGCGCGTCAGACCACGGTAATCGCGAGCGCGCTTTCGCGGTAGTGCTTCGCAGCCTTGTCGGTTTCGCCAAGATGCTCGAACAGCCGCGCGAGCGCGCGATGCGCACGCACCTTCAGCGCCTCGTTGTCGGCCAGCTTCAGTGCCGATTCGAGGAACGACTGCGCCTTGCCCCACAGCTGCTGCTGCTGGCACAGGCGACCGAGCGCGAACAGCAGGTCGGCATCCTCCGGGTGATCCTTCTTCCACCCTTCCGCCTTCTGGATCAGCGGCAGCGCATCGGCGCCGGCCGTATCCGGATAACGGCGCAGCAGGCGCGCATCCCAGTTGTGCGCGAGCGCGTCCTCGACGATGCGGCGCGCTTCGTTGCGGCGCTCGAGCGGGACGAGCAGATCGGCGGCGAGATCGGCAAGACGCGGCGACTGGCGCTCGGCCGGCGACAGCGACTGCCACACCTCGAGCAGCGCGTCCGGGTCGTGCCGGCGTTCGCGCAGCAGGTTTTCCGCGGCCTGCTGGCGCAGCCGCACGGCCGCGGCCGGATGCAGCGCCTCGCGCTTCTCGAGCGCCTTCGCAAGCTTCAGCACCTCGGCCCAGTTCTTCAACTGCTGCTGCGCGCGCAGCGCGACCTGCTGCGCATGGATGCGCTTGCCGCCCGCCTGCAGGTCGGCCAGCGCGGCAAGCGCGCCGTCGGCATCACGCGCATCCGCGCGCATGTCGGCCGCGGCGAGCAGCCGTGCGTCCTGCCATTCCGGCGCGTCGACCTTCGACAGCCAGTCGTCGCGGCGCGTGTACTCGTGCATCCGGTGCGCGGCGGTGGCCCCGACGAGACTCGCGGCGCCCAGGTTCGCATCGACCGACAGCGCTTCACGCGCGGCCTTCTCCGCGCGCGAGAAGCGGCCCGCATACAGGTTCGCGATCGCGTCGCGCAGCGATGCCTGTGCCTTCTCGTTGCGCGAGCGCGCCCGATACGCGGCGACCCGCTGCGGCATGCGCCAGATGTTGCGCACGATGCGCAGCAGCGCATACACGACGATGAACAGCACGACGATGGCGATCACGAACAGGTTCAGCGACACGTCGATCCGGTACGGCGGATAGACGAGCAGTACCTGCCCCGCGTCGAAACGGCCGACGGTGGCGAGCGCCGCGGCGATCGCGAACAGGACCGCGAGCCAGACGATTCCTCGAAGCGTCATCGTTACCCCCGGCTCTTGAACTGCTGAACGGCGTTCAGGCTCGTGTTCAGGTTCGGCACCGCAACCGTCAGCGATGCGCCGTCAACCTGCTTGAGCAGATCCTCGACGGTCTGCGTGTCCTTCGATGCCTGGTCGAAATACTTCCCGAGCGACGCCTGTGCGGCGTGCAGGTCGGCCTTCATCGCGCTGTCGTTGCGCGCGAGCAGCGACAGGCGGGCAGTCAGCAGGCGCAGCTTCACGTTCTCGCGCACGAAGTAGCCCTGGTCGGGCGACGCGAGCATCGCATCCGCGTTGTCGATCCGGCGCACCTGCACGAGCCCCTTCAACTGCTGGCCGAGGCCGGCCGAGAAGTCGTGCCACCACACCTTCCAGCGCGGCTCGCCGGCCACGGCCGACGACGCGGTGTCGGCCGGCGCGGCCTTCGGCGCCTCGTGCGGGACGATCGCCTCGCCGGACAGCGGCAGCGCGTCGATCTTCGCGATCGCATCGTCGAGCTTGATCGCCAGGCCCGTGAGGTCGGCCGCCGGTGCGGCCTTCAGCTTCTCGATGTCCAGCGCGAGCGCCTTGCGGACCGTGACGGCCTGCGCGCTCTGCGACGTGGCGAGGCGCGCGTCGGCGTTCTGCAGCGCGATCAGCGCGAGCTGCGTGTTGCCGGTCAGCTGAAGCTGCTGGCTCGCGCTCGACAGCATCTGGTCGACTTCCTCGAGCATCCACGCATCGCGGTTGCGCGACAGATCCTGGTATTGCTGCTGCAGCGCCTGCTGTGCGCTCTGCGCGTCGGCGAGCTTGCCGTCGAGCTGCGCAAGCTGCGTGTCAACCTGGTGCGTGCTCGCGAGCGCTTGCTCGGTCTTCATGCGCGTCTCGGCCGTCTGCGCATCCAGCGCCTTCTGGCGCGTGACGAACGTGCCGTCGAGCCGGTCGATCTTCCGGTTCAGTGCGTAGCCGCCGACGCCCGCCGCGCAGCCGAGCACGACGACGACGAACCACAGCACCGCGCTGCCGCCGCGGCGCGCGGGTGGTTCGGCGCCCATGTAGGCAGGGCGGGACGGCGGTGCGGATGCAGCGGCCGGCTGGGAAGCGACGCTTTTGGAATCGTTGGTATCTGTCATGCGTTTAGTCACCGGTGCGGCTGTCGCCGGTTGGACGGCCTCCTCGGCCATCGTTCGAAACGCGCGGACGATGCGCTCATCGCCCGCGCCGGTCAGCGTAATCCTATCAAAACCCAATGAACGCGCGGTCTGCTCGATCCGCGGATGCGGCGTCACGAGCGGCGCGTGCTTCAGCGCGTCGATCTCGGCATCGTTCAGGTGCGCCCGCGCGAGTTCGTGCAGGTTGCGCACGCCTTCCGAGCTCGTGACGAGCCACGCATGCGGTTCGCCGTGAAGCAGCGCATGCACGCGCTCCCACGCGCCGACACGCGGCTCGGGCACGACGCGCCGGTAGGCGGCGGCGAGCGTGACGTCCGCGCCGGCCTCGCGCAATCGTTCGGCGAGCCATTCGCGACCGCCGTCGCCGCGCACGATCAGCACGCGCTTGCCCGCCAGCGCCTGGGCGCCGCCGAACGCGGCCTCGATGCACGCGAACAGGCTTTCCGAATCGTAATGGGGTACGCCGCCGTCGGCCGGCGCCTGCGGCGCGATCACGCGATGCGCGGGCGCCGCGATGCCGTGACGCTCGAGCGCCGCCACGCTGCCGGGCCCGACCACGCCGACCGGCAGCGCGTTCGGCCAGATCGCGCCGTACTGCGCGAGCGCGCGGTCGATCGCGTTCGGCGAGACGAAAATCACCAGCGCGTAGTCGGCGAGCGCCGCGAATGCCGCGTCGAGCGGCGCGGGATCGTCGACCGGCGCGATGTCGATCAACGGAAATTCGAGCACGTCGCAGCCGGCCTCGGCCAGTTGCGACGCAAGCGCGCCGGACTGGCCGTCCGGGCGCGTCAGGACAGCGGTGAACGCGCGCGCGCCGCCCGCCATCAGGCGTCGCCCTTGCCGGCGGCCTGCGAGCCCGCGAGCAGCGCCCGGACGATGTCGAGCGCGCCTTGCGCCTCGAGCTCGTCGGACACGGCGCGGCCGAGCGCGAGCGCATCGGCGACGGTCATGACTGCCCCGCACTCCTCGGCCGTCAGCACGCGCTTGCCGTCGGTCGTCGACACACGGCCCGTCAGGTACAGTTCGCCCGCGCGCCACACCGCGTGCGCGGCGAGCGGCACCTCGCAGCTGCCGCCGAGCGCGCGCGACACCATCCGCTCGGCCTCGACCGCGAGCGCGGTCTGCGGGTCGTGCAGCGGTGCGAGCCATGCGGCGACGTCGTCGCGGTGCGATGCGATCTCGATGCCGAGCGCGCCCTGGCCGGCCGCGGGCGGGCTGGCTTCGACGTCGATCAGCGTGCGAATGCGCGCTTCCAGGCCGAGGCGCTTCAGGCCGGCGGCCGCGAGGATGATCGCCGCGTAGTCGCCGCGATCGAGCTTCGCGAGACGCGTGTCGAGGTTGCCGCGCAGCGGCAGCACGTCCAGGTGCGGGTAGCGCGAGCGCAGCATCGCCTCGCGGCGCAGGCTCGACGTACCGACCACGGCGCCGGCCGGCAGCGCGTCGAGCGACGCGTAGTCGTTCGACACGAATGCATCGCGCGGATCTTCGCGTTCCATGATCGCGGCGAGCGAGAAGCCGTCGGGCAGCGCCATCGGCACGTCCTTCAGCGAATGCACGGCGAGATCGGCGCGGCCGTCGGCCAGCGCGGCCTCCAGTTCCTTCACGAACAGGCCCTTGCCGCCGACTTTCGACAGCGTGCGATCGAGAATCTGGTCGCCGCGCGTCGTCATCCCGAGGATTTTCACGTCACAAGCTGGATATAATTTGCGCAGCGCATCACGCACATGTTCGGCTTGCCACATCGCCAGGCGGCTCTCGCGCGAAGCAATCGTCAACGTCGCGGGCGACTGTGCCTGTTGCGGCCCGGCCGCGGGGGTCTCGGAATTCATTGCTGGAACATCGAAGGACGGGATTGAAGATCGAACAATGGTAGCACGCACGCCCCTGCCCGCCCGGGCCTGGAGCCTGCGCCCGGCCTGCCGCCGAGCGGGTCGCGGCGCCGATGCGCGGATGTGCCGCACGTAGCTGGTTGCTTGACCGCAGTTTCGCAGTTTCCGCAGTTCCTTTTGACTCGAGCTTTCCCAAGGAAACCCATCGTGAAGTCTTCCGGATCGGCGCGTACGGCGCGCCGCAATGCTGCCCTGTCCTCCTCCGACGCCTCGACGGACACCGTCGCCACCGCCGCGAACGGCCGTGCGAAAACGGCAACGAAACCGAAAGACCCGATACGTCAGACAAAACGCGCGACGAAAGCCGCCGGCCCGGCTGCCCGCACCGCGGCCCGCACGGCCGGTGCGCCGAAGTCCGGCACGCGCACGCGCGAGGACAAGGACGGCCCGCTGTTCGAAGACATCCGCTTCCTCGGCCGCCTGCTCGGCGACGTCGTGCGCGAGCAGGAAGGCGATACCGTGTTCGACGTCGTCGAGACGATCCGCCAGACCGCGGTCAAGTTCCGCCGCGAGGACGACAGCGAAGCCGCGCAGACGCTCGAGAAGAAGCTGCGCAAGCTGACGCCGGAGCAGACGGTGAGCGTCGTGCGCGCGTTCAGCTATTTCTCGCATCTCGCGAACATCGCGGAAGACCGCCACCACAACCGACGTCGCCGCATCCATGCGCTGGCCGGCTCCGCGTCGCAGCCCGGCACGGTCGCGTACGCGCTCGAACAACTGAAGACGACCGGCAACGCGTCGAAGCGCCTGCTGCAGCGCTTCTTCGACGATGCGCTGATCGTGCCGGTGCTGACCGCGCACCCGACCGAAGTGCAGCGCAAGAGCATCCTCGACGCCCAGCACGACATCGCGCGCCTGCTCGCCGAACGCGACCAGGAACTGACGAGCCGTGAGCGCCAGCACAACGAATCGATGCTGCGCGCGCGCGTCACCGCGCTGTGGCAGACCCGCATGCTGCGCGACTCGCGCCTGACGGTCGGCGACGAGATCGAGAACGCG of Burkholderia sp. HI2500 contains these proteins:
- a CDS encoding DUF4180 domain-containing protein, translating into MLHRIVQAAGHRVLVRDPAAGLVQRESDALDLVALAHEHEADWVAVPANGLHEDFYRLDSGLAGAVLQKLVNYGVRLGVVGDIDRWLARSEALRALVRESNRGQSVWFVASEEDLLRRLGA
- a CDS encoding heme biosynthesis protein HemY, encoding MTLRGIVWLAVLFAIAAALATVGRFDAGQVLLVYPPYRIDVSLNLFVIAIVVLFIVVYALLRIVRNIWRMPQRVAAYRARSRNEKAQASLRDAIANLYAGRFSRAEKAAREALSVDANLGAASLVGATAAHRMHEYTRRDDWLSKVDAPEWQDARLLAAADMRADARDADGALAALADLQAGGKRIHAQQVALRAQQQLKNWAEVLKLAKALEKREALHPAAAVRLRQQAAENLLRERRHDPDALLEVWQSLSPAERQSPRLADLAADLLVPLERRNEARRIVEDALAHNWDARLLRRYPDTAGADALPLIQKAEGWKKDHPEDADLLFALGRLCQQQQLWGKAQSFLESALKLADNEALKVRAHRALARLFEHLGETDKAAKHYRESALAITVV
- the hemDX gene encoding fused uroporphyrinogen-III synthase HemD/membrane protein HemX yields the protein MAGGARAFTAVLTRPDGQSGALASQLAEAGCDVLEFPLIDIAPVDDPAPLDAAFAALADYALVIFVSPNAIDRALAQYGAIWPNALPVGVVGPGSVAALERHGIAAPAHRVIAPQAPADGGVPHYDSESLFACIEAAFGGAQALAGKRVLIVRGDGGREWLAERLREAGADVTLAAAYRRVVPEPRVGAWERVHALLHGEPHAWLVTSSEGVRNLHELARAHLNDAEIDALKHAPLVTPHPRIEQTARSLGFDRITLTGAGDERIVRAFRTMAEEAVQPATAAPVTKRMTDTNDSKSVASQPAAASAPPSRPAYMGAEPPARRGGSAVLWFVVVVLGCAAGVGGYALNRKIDRLDGTFVTRQKALDAQTAETRMKTEQALASTHQVDTQLAQLDGKLADAQSAQQALQQQYQDLSRNRDAWMLEEVDQMLSSASQQLQLTGNTQLALIALQNADARLATSQSAQAVTVRKALALDIEKLKAAPAADLTGLAIKLDDAIAKIDALPLSGEAIVPHEAPKAAPADTASSAVAGEPRWKVWWHDFSAGLGQQLKGLVQVRRIDNADAMLASPDQGYFVRENVKLRLLTARLSLLARNDSAMKADLHAAQASLGKYFDQASKDTQTVEDLLKQVDGASLTVAVPNLNTSLNAVQQFKSRG
- the hemC gene encoding hydroxymethylbilane synthase → MNSETPAAGPQQAQSPATLTIASRESRLAMWQAEHVRDALRKLYPACDVKILGMTTRGDQILDRTLSKVGGKGLFVKELEAALADGRADLAVHSLKDVPMALPDGFSLAAIMEREDPRDAFVSNDYASLDALPAGAVVGTSSLRREAMLRSRYPHLDVLPLRGNLDTRLAKLDRGDYAAIILAAAGLKRLGLEARIRTLIDVEASPPAAGQGALGIEIASHRDDVAAWLAPLHDPQTALAVEAERMVSRALGGSCEVPLAAHAVWRAGELYLTGRVSTTDGKRVLTAEECGAVMTVADALALGRAVSDELEAQGALDIVRALLAGSQAAGKGDA